A window from Apteryx mantelli isolate bAptMan1 chromosome 27, bAptMan1.hap1, whole genome shotgun sequence encodes these proteins:
- the NCDN gene encoding neurochondrin gives MASNFGAAPSAEGARNLTLKRCLDVLRDAKNDSEQFAALLLVTKAVRAGEVDSKTRRQIFDAIGFTFPNRLLTSREPPAGCPEHMFQALGLTLLACFCTDPELASHSQILNKIPNFNDILVSPCNPDSSSMVDDVYQCLTAVMATPRGPKELVSKGTVSALCQAYVNCSYGSDRALQLLLGLLAAAEAKCWQRDTPHLLAVLSKLSDKFLKTEDMAKFELCEVLPHFIPLSPPLMQDSQGSECLHRLYKGLANILGSKLSQSQRDPALKLAACLVQACGSDWIPAGRAGSKFLALLVNLACVEVRLILEEPDPLDVEGKKEVVTACYVLIEMGIQECLSEEKPLLEEVQKMQLMRIMEEAFGAVIFYLRQVRQEELHDPFIFASVRILGAWMAEETSSLKEEICELLPFLIHYAKKLFKEGETFASLPQPDGTPAGLDSSEGSGLPRDALRFLLPGFCHLTAEDKPRDILISAGAPALLCEYFLHQWEVLTSEPGSLPPLTSTEMSLQTACGIFFNLVVTAPDLIRRDKYFSSLMDMLLKSLPFLLPQKDHLVLAANIATLGLMMSRILASSAVLQGTQSAKEFFGATIRFLSEAHAAQTDPTSHCLAVAVSPAYETAWADIRELWFLGMQAFASCVSLFPWLPQTVLQARWLEGLSELLAQVTPASVDFELVAAFQGVVVELARVSKPCKEVILLHQGEEWANLYGMAALEQCLSEQ, from the exons ATGGCTTCAAACTTTGGAGCTGCTCCCAGTGCTGAGGGAGCCAGAAATTTAACACTGAAAAGGTGCCTTGATGTGCTCAGAGATGCAAAAAATGACAGCGAGCAGTTTGCGGCCTTGCTTCTG GTGACCAAAGCAGTCAGAGCAGGAGAAGTAGACTCTAAGACCCGTCGCCAGATCTTTGATGCAATTGGATTCACGTTTCCGAATCGCCTGCTCACCTCCCGGGAACCcccagcaggctgcccagagcaCATGTTCCAGGCGCTTGGCCTCACCCTGCTGGCATGTTTCTGCACTGATCCAGAGTTAGCCAGCCACTcccagatcctgaacaagatccCAAACTTCAATGACATCCTGGTCTCCCCCTGTAATCCAGACAGTTCTTCCATGGTCGATGATGTGTACCAGTGCCTGACTGCTGTCATGGCCACTCCCAGGGGCCCCAAAGAGTTGGTGTCCAAAGGGACGGTGTCTGCCCTCTGCCAGGCCTATGTGAACTGCAGTTATGGCTCTGACCgtgccctgcagctgctcttggGGCTGCTGGCCGCAGCAGAGGCTAAGTGCTGGCAGAGAGACACTCCGCACCTCTTGGCTGTGCTGAGCAAGCTCTCCGACAAGTTCCTCAAGACCGAAGACATGGCCAAATTTGAGCTGTGTGAGGTTCTGCCTCACTTCATCCCCCTGTCACCGCCACTCATGCAGGACTCGCAGGGCTCTGAGTGCCTCCACAGACTTTACAAAGGGCTGGCTAACATCCTGGGCAGTAAACTCAGCCAGTCACAGCGGGACCCTGCTCTGAAGCTTGCTGCCTGCCTCGTGCAGGCCTGTGGGTCGGACTGGATCCCAGCAGGGCGTGCTGGAAGCAAGTTCTTGGCCTTGCTGGTGAACTTGGCTTGTGTGGAGGTCCGCCTGATTCTGGAGGAGCCAGATCCCCTGGAtgtggaggggaagaaagaagtgGTAACAGCCTGCTATGTCCTTATTGAGATGGGGATTCAGGAATGCCTGAGCGAAGAGAAGCCACTGCTAGAAGAAGTGCAGAAAATGCAGCTCATGAGGATCATGGAGGAGGCATTTGGCGCTGTAATATTCTACTTGAGACAG GTTAGGCAGGAGGAGCTACACGACCCTTTTATATTTGCTTCTGTTCGAATCCTTGGAGCCTGGATGGCAGAAGAAACATCCTCCCTCAAAGAGGAAATCTGTGAGCTGTTGCCTTTCCTCATTCATTATGCCAAGAAGCTTTTCAAAGAGGGAGAGACATTTGCAAGTCTTCCCCAGCCTGATGGGACGCCGGCTGGGCTCGACAGCTCCGAGGGCTCAGGCTTGCCCCGGGATGCTCTGAG aTTTCTGCTACCTGGCTTTTGCCATTTAACAGCAGAGGACAAGCCCCGGGACATCCTCATCTCCGCAGGGGCGCCAGCGCTGCTGTGTGAGTACTTCCTGCATCAGTGGGAGGTGCTGACATCAGAGCCCGGGTCCCTGCCCCCGCTGACGAGCACTGAAATGAGTCTACAGACTGCGTGTGGCATTTTCTTTAACCTGGTCGTGACTGCACCAGACCTTATCAG GCGAGACAAATACTTTTCCTCTTTGATGGACATGTTGTTGAAGTCTCTGCCATTTCTGCTACCCCAGAAAGATCACCTGGTTCTAGCAGCCAACATTGCCACTCTGGGCTTGATGATGTCCAGGATCCTTGCAAGTTCAGCAG TTCTTCAGGGGACCCAGTCTGCCAAGGAGTTTTTTGGAGCCACCATTCGCTTCCTGTCAGAGGCCCACGCTGCCCAAACAGACCCCACCAGCCACTGCTTGGCCGTGGCTGTGTCGCCTGCCTATGAGACTGCCTGGGCTGACATCCGTGAGCTGTGGTTCCTGGGGATGCAGGCCTTTGCCAGCTGCGTGTCGCTTTTCCCGTGGTTGCCCCAGACAGTCCTCCAGGCACGGTGGCTGGAAGGCCTCTCGGAGTTGTTGGCCCAAGTCACTCCAGCCTCCGTGGATTTTGAACTCGTTGCTGCTTTCCAGGGTGTCGTGGTAGAGCTGGCCAGAGTCAGTAAGCCATGCAAAGAAGTGATCCTCTTGCACCAGGGGGAGGAATGGGCCAATCTTTACGGGATGGCAGCTTTGGAACAGTGTCTTTCTGAGCAATAA